The stretch of DNA AAAAAAACTGCTTTAATACTCTGATTGGCAGCTAAATAAAGCTAACAATTGTTAAAAATTGCTTTTGTTCGTGCATTAACTATTTGTAAAAAATCTGCTGATTTTAAAGCTGCTCCCCCAACCAATGCTCCATCTACATCGGGTTGTTCAAATAACTCCGTAGCATTAGAAGGCTTGCAACTTCCCCCATAAAGAATGGTACAATTATTAGCTATATCAACAGTGAAAGTGTTGGAAATTTGCGTTCGGATAAAGGCGTGCATGCTTTGTGCTTGATCAGGACTAGCCGTTTTTCCTGTTCCAATAGCCCAAACTGGTTCATAGGCAACAACAACCTGACTCATATCAGCTGCTGATAGATGAAATAGGCTTTCTTCTAATTGTTTTTGAACAAAGGCTTGTTGATTTCCTGCTTCTCTAACGTCTAAAGGTTCACCACAACAAAAGATAACTTTTACTCCCGCTTTGATAGCAGCCGAAACTTTCTTTTTTAATATAACGTGATCTTCACCAAAATATTTTCGACGTTCTGAATGACCTAGAATAACATAAGCTAAGTTCATAGAATGCAGCATTTCTGCAGAGATTTCTCCAGTATAAGCG from Aureispira anguillae encodes:
- the tpiA gene encoding triose-phosphate isomerase produces the protein MSRQLMVVGNWKMNKNLLEAFSLTSEIITQAKKLSGTIEIVLAPPAPYLHTINSMAKDVAHVKVAAQNCHFEMSGAYTGEISAEMLHSMNLAYVILGHSERRKYFGEDHVILKKKVSAAIKAGVKVIFCCGEPLDVREAGNQQAFVQKQLEESLFHLSAADMSQVVVAYEPVWAIGTGKTASPDQAQSMHAFIRTQISNTFTVDIANNCTILYGGSCKPSNATELFEQPDVDGALVGGAALKSADFLQIVNARTKAIFNNC